A region of Burkholderiales bacterium JOSHI_001 DNA encodes the following proteins:
- a CDS encoding ABC-type spermidine/putrescine transport system, ATPase component (PFAM: ABC transporter; TOBE domain), with protein sequence MGLQLEQVSVRYGGATGAKGAAVDGVSLGLAAGQIGVLIGPSGCGKTTLLRAVAGLEPLAAGRITLTHTPLADAATGLHLAPETRRVGMVFQDYALFPHLSVADNIAFGLKHLPRGERDERVTRMLDLVGLAHAAKRAPHQLSGGQQQRIAIARALAPSPHLLLLDEPFSSLDVDLRERLAQDLRVILKEAGTTALFVTHDQMEAFAVGDVIGVMNKGRLEQWDEAYALYHRPATRFVAGFIGHGVFTPARIVPGAQGPLVLTPLGEMSDLDECPLPDAYPGGECDLLLRADDIVHDDESPVKARIERKAFRGSEFLYTLRLESGEQVQAHVPSHHDHHVGEWIGIRAAADHLVTFSRADTRAH encoded by the coding sequence ATGGGCTTGCAGTTGGAACAGGTCAGCGTGCGCTACGGTGGCGCCACCGGCGCCAAAGGGGCAGCGGTGGACGGGGTCAGCCTGGGCCTGGCGGCCGGCCAGATCGGCGTGCTGATCGGCCCGTCGGGCTGCGGCAAGACCACCTTGCTGCGCGCCGTGGCGGGGCTGGAACCGCTGGCGGCGGGCCGCATCACGCTGACCCACACCCCGCTGGCCGACGCCGCAACCGGCCTGCACCTGGCCCCCGAAACACGCCGCGTGGGCATGGTGTTCCAGGACTACGCGCTGTTCCCGCACCTGAGTGTGGCCGACAACATCGCCTTCGGCCTGAAACACCTGCCTCGCGGCGAGCGCGACGAGCGCGTGACCCGCATGCTGGACCTGGTGGGCCTGGCGCATGCGGCCAAGCGCGCGCCGCACCAACTGTCCGGCGGCCAGCAGCAGCGCATTGCCATCGCCCGCGCCCTGGCGCCCAGCCCGCACCTGCTGCTGCTGGACGAGCCCTTTTCCAGCCTGGATGTGGACCTGCGCGAGCGCCTGGCACAGGACCTGCGCGTCATCCTGAAAGAAGCCGGCACCACGGCCCTGTTCGTCACCCACGACCAGATGGAAGCCTTCGCCGTGGGCGACGTGATCGGCGTGATGAACAAGGGCCGGCTGGAGCAGTGGGACGAGGCTTACGCCCTGTACCACCGCCCGGCCACCCGCTTCGTGGCCGGCTTCATCGGCCACGGGGTGTTCACGCCGGCGCGCATCGTGCCCGGGGCCCAGGGCCCGCTGGTGCTGACGCCGCTGGGCGAGATGTCCGACCTGGACGAATGCCCCCTGCCCGACGCCTACCCCGGCGGCGAATGCGACCTGCTGCTGCGCGCCGACGACATCGTGCACGACGACGAGTCGCCGGTGAAGGCCCGGATCGAACGCAAGGCCTTCCGCGGCAGCGAGTTCCTGTACACCCTGCGGCTGGAAAGCGGCGAACAGGTGCAGGCCCATGTGCCCAGCCACCATGACCACCATGTCGGCGAATGGATCGGCATCCGGGCGGCTGCTGACCATTTGGTGACGTTTTCACGCGCTGACACCCGCGCGCACTGA
- a CDS encoding ABC-type Fe3+ transport system, permease component (PFAM: Binding-protein-dependent transport system inner membrane component), whose product MRALLTLVCALLALPVAGVLAAWFQWDDAALALLRHQWNTVLPGYAWQSLLLSGSVALGVAVVGGGAAALVTLFDFPGRRSFEWALLLPLAMPAYVLAYAYTDALAFSSPLQAGLRGLLGAQGPLWPDVRSLWGAVFLFVLALYPYVYLLARTSLAERAPQLMEAARLLGAPMRRRMLAVALPLARPAMAAGVALALMETLADYGVGSYFGLSTFTTGIYKAWLVANDRLAAAQLASVLLVAVALLLWTERHAQRRMRYAASRQGAQHATEARPLRLQGHHALLAWGLSALPVLLGFVLPVAWLVRMLWLEALHADVGLPLARFAQWAWSSFQLAALAAGLATALALALAFALRLRSRQRFGVLPAAARVVSLGYAVPGAVIAVGILHPVGALQAAFPTTGVGALFTGTVLGLVYAYLVRFSAVALQGIESGYARIAPAVDDSARLLGATPWRTWRELHLPLLKRSALAAALLVFVDVMKELPATLVLRPFGSDTLAVVAYNLARDERLGEAALPALAIVAVGLIPVVMLSRALRK is encoded by the coding sequence ATGCGAGCGCTTCTGACCTTGGTGTGCGCCCTGCTGGCCTTGCCGGTGGCGGGTGTGCTGGCCGCCTGGTTCCAGTGGGACGACGCCGCGCTGGCGCTGCTGCGCCACCAGTGGAACACCGTGTTGCCGGGCTACGCCTGGCAGTCGCTGCTGCTGTCGGGCAGCGTGGCGCTGGGCGTGGCGGTGGTGGGCGGCGGCGCGGCGGCCTTGGTCACGCTGTTCGACTTCCCCGGCCGGCGAAGCTTTGAATGGGCCTTGCTGCTGCCCCTGGCCATGCCGGCCTATGTGCTGGCCTATGCCTACACCGACGCGCTGGCCTTCAGCAGCCCGCTGCAGGCCGGCCTGCGCGGCCTGCTGGGCGCCCAAGGCCCCTTGTGGCCCGACGTGCGCAGCCTGTGGGGCGCGGTGTTCCTGTTCGTGCTGGCGCTCTACCCCTATGTCTACCTGCTGGCGCGCACCAGCCTGGCCGAACGCGCACCGCAGCTGATGGAAGCCGCGCGCCTGCTGGGCGCACCGATGCGCCGGCGCATGCTGGCGGTGGCCTTGCCGCTGGCGCGCCCGGCCATGGCCGCCGGGGTGGCTTTGGCGCTGATGGAAACCCTGGCTGACTACGGCGTGGGGTCGTACTTCGGCCTGTCCACCTTCACCACCGGTATTTACAAAGCCTGGCTGGTGGCCAACGACCGCCTGGCCGCGGCGCAGCTGGCCAGCGTGCTGCTGGTGGCGGTGGCGCTGCTGCTGTGGACCGAGCGTCACGCGCAGCGCCGCATGCGCTATGCCGCCAGCCGCCAGGGCGCGCAGCACGCCACCGAGGCCCGGCCGCTGCGCCTGCAGGGCCACCACGCGCTGCTGGCCTGGGGCCTGAGCGCGCTGCCGGTGCTGCTGGGCTTCGTGCTGCCGGTGGCCTGGCTGGTGCGCATGCTGTGGCTGGAAGCGCTGCATGCCGACGTGGGCCTGCCGCTGGCGCGCTTTGCGCAGTGGGCCTGGTCCAGCTTCCAGTTGGCCGCGCTGGCGGCCGGGCTGGCCACCGCGCTGGCGCTGGCGCTGGCCTTTGCGCTGCGCCTGCGTTCACGCCAGCGTTTCGGCGTGCTGCCCGCGGCGGCGCGTGTGGTGTCGCTGGGCTACGCGGTGCCGGGGGCGGTCATCGCGGTGGGCATCCTGCACCCGGTGGGCGCGCTGCAGGCGGCGTTTCCGACCACCGGTGTGGGCGCGCTGTTCACCGGCACGGTGCTGGGCCTGGTGTACGCCTACCTGGTGCGCTTTTCGGCGGTGGCGCTGCAGGGCATTGAAAGCGGCTACGCCCGCATCGCCCCGGCGGTGGACGACAGCGCCCGGCTGCTGGGCGCCACGCCCTGGCGCACCTGGCGTGAACTGCACCTGCCCTTGCTGAAGCGGTCGGCCCTCGCCGCCGCGCTGCTGGTGTTCGTGGACGTGATGAAGGAATTGCCCGCCACCCTGGTGCTGCGGCCCTTCGGCAGCGACACCTTGGCGGTGGTGGCCTACAACCTGGCGCGCGACGAACGCCTGGGCGAAGCCGCGCTGCCGGCGCTGGCCATCGTGGCCGTGGGGCTGATTCCGGTGGTGATGCTGAGCCGCGCGCTGCGCAAGTAG
- a CDS encoding phytoene dehydrogenase-like oxidoreductase (PFAM: Flavin containing amine oxidoreductase) — MSKRTAALIGGGHNGLVCAFYLARAGFDVTVFERRGVVGGAAVTESFHPGFRNSVASYTVSLLAPHIIADMRLHERGLRILERPLSNFLPLSDTQFLKLGGGLARTQAEVAKYSAKDAAALPAYYARLDAMGDLLRELSRRTPPDLLSPSRSLPRAWAQARLLNGLNAVQKRDLLALFTQSAAEFLDAWFESDPVKTAFGFDAVVGHFDSPYSPGSAYVLLHHTFGGVNGKKGIWGHAVGGMGAITQAMARACEAHGVVLRTDSPVARVQVNQGRATGVQLEDGSRFSADLVAANVNPHLLFTRMVDAADLPADFAQRMAHYKSHSGTLRMNVALSELPSFTCLPNTGPALAEHHASGIIMAPSLAYMDRAHQDARAFGWSRQPIVEMLIPSSVDDSLAPPGQHVASLFCQHFAYTLPDGQTWDDCREQAADLVTDTVTRWAPNFKRSVLGRMVLTPLDLERTFGLVGGDIFHGVMSLNQMWAARPVLGHGDHRAPIAGLYLCGSGTHPGGGVSGLPGYNAAREIRRDHSAWAALKFALAGE; from the coding sequence ATGAGCAAGAGGACAGCCGCCCTCATCGGCGGCGGCCACAACGGCCTGGTGTGCGCCTTCTACCTGGCGCGCGCCGGCTTCGACGTGACAGTGTTCGAACGCCGCGGCGTGGTGGGCGGGGCGGCGGTCACCGAGAGCTTCCACCCGGGCTTTCGCAACTCGGTGGCCAGCTACACCGTCAGCCTGCTGGCGCCGCACATCATCGCGGACATGCGCCTGCACGAGCGGGGCTTGCGCATCCTGGAGCGGCCCCTCTCCAACTTCCTGCCGCTGTCGGACACGCAGTTCCTGAAGCTGGGCGGCGGCCTGGCGCGCACCCAGGCCGAGGTGGCGAAGTATTCCGCCAAGGACGCAGCCGCCCTGCCCGCCTACTACGCGCGGCTGGACGCCATGGGCGACCTGCTGCGCGAGTTGTCGCGGCGCACGCCGCCCGACCTGCTGAGCCCGAGCCGTTCACTGCCCCGTGCCTGGGCCCAGGCCCGCTTGCTGAACGGCCTGAACGCGGTGCAAAAGCGCGACCTGCTGGCCCTGTTCACACAGAGCGCGGCCGAGTTCCTGGACGCCTGGTTCGAGAGCGATCCGGTCAAGACGGCCTTCGGCTTCGACGCCGTGGTGGGCCATTTCGACAGCCCGTACTCGCCCGGCTCGGCCTATGTGCTGCTGCACCACACCTTCGGCGGCGTGAACGGCAAGAAGGGCATCTGGGGTCATGCGGTGGGTGGCATGGGCGCCATCACCCAGGCCATGGCGAGGGCCTGCGAAGCGCACGGCGTGGTGCTGCGCACCGACAGCCCGGTGGCGCGGGTGCAGGTGAACCAGGGCCGCGCCACCGGCGTGCAACTGGAAGACGGCAGCCGCTTCAGCGCCGACCTGGTGGCCGCCAACGTGAACCCGCATTTGCTGTTCACGCGGATGGTGGACGCGGCCGACCTGCCGGCTGACTTCGCGCAGCGCATGGCGCACTACAAGTCGCATTCGGGCACGCTGCGCATGAACGTGGCGCTGTCGGAACTGCCCAGCTTCACCTGCCTGCCCAACACCGGCCCCGCCCTGGCCGAGCACCACGCCAGCGGCATCATCATGGCGCCCAGCCTGGCCTACATGGACCGTGCGCACCAGGACGCCAGAGCCTTCGGCTGGTCGCGCCAGCCCATCGTGGAGATGCTGATCCCCAGCAGCGTGGACGATTCGCTCGCGCCGCCCGGCCAGCATGTGGCCAGCTTGTTCTGCCAGCACTTTGCCTACACCCTGCCCGACGGCCAGACCTGGGACGATTGCCGCGAGCAGGCGGCCGACCTGGTGACAGACACCGTCACCCGCTGGGCGCCCAACTTCAAGCGCAGCGTGCTGGGCCGCATGGTGCTGACACCGCTGGACCTGGAGCGCACATTCGGGCTCGTTGGCGGCGACATCTTCCACGGCGTGATGTCGCTGAACCAGATGTGGGCCGCGCGCCCGGTGCTGGGCCATGGTGACCACCGGGCGCCGATTGCGGGGCTGTACCTGTGCGGTTCGGGCACCCACCCGGGCGGCGGCGTGTCGGGCCTGCCGGGCTACAACGCCGCGCGCGAAATCCGGCGCGACCACTCGGCCTGGGCGGCGCTGAAGTTCGCCCTGGCGGGTGAATAG
- a CDS encoding Protein of unknown function (DUF3297) (PFAM: Protein of unknown function (DUF3297)), producing the protein MSESADPSQRPALPDHLSAEPSSPYHVAAVFEHEIGIRLNGKERFDVEEYCISEGWVKVPAARTVDRRGKPVMIKLKGTVEAFYK; encoded by the coding sequence ATGTCCGAATCCGCAGATCCGTCCCAACGTCCCGCCCTGCCCGACCACCTGAGCGCCGAACCCAGCAGCCCGTACCATGTGGCGGCCGTGTTCGAGCACGAGATCGGCATCCGCCTGAACGGCAAGGAGCGCTTCGACGTGGAGGAGTACTGCATCAGCGAAGGCTGGGTGAAGGTGCCCGCCGCCCGCACCGTGGACCGCCGCGGCAAGCCGGTGATGATCAAGCTGAAGGGCACGGTGGAAGCCTTCTACAAATAG